In Citrus sinensis cultivar Valencia sweet orange chromosome 3, DVS_A1.0, whole genome shotgun sequence, the sequence TAAAAGCTATGGGAAAGAACATAactagtattattattattattattttgtgtgcTTGGATGCTCTTTAAGTGCAGGAGTTGTCATATTTGACTCCCTCATTATATTTCACCAACTTTCACTAATCACTTTTATACTCATaactattttatccttatataaaataacttaaaaggataaatagtttttaagtGCACTCACATgataatttctattaatgtcTAATTTAGCTAATCTAATTTCTTTaaccttaatttattttaacttttttaaattattgtctCTTCTCAATTATTGTATActctatttttataatcatgAAAGAAGTTAATTTACAATACTCAATAGAGGATGATGAAgaaaactcaatttttttttacggTTATGGTCACGGtgaataaaacttttaaaaagaaagagagagattatagtaactctaaattttttttctttttagaatagattttataagttttatacgatgttttggaaaaaagaaaaaaattataataaaggtAAATTCGATATAAGATGGGGTATGTTGAGAGATAAAgattagtttaaaatttttaatagggTTAACTAAAAAATAGGGGCTAGTGAAATATAATGAGAGGGTCAGGTATCAGCACTCCAAGTGCAATCCAACTCCAACTTGAATATGTTGTGATTGTTTCTTGCTGTAATTTTCCTTCAATAGGTCAGCTTTAcaactattttaataatattttcattttattgctTATATCTAAACTTTGGTTATTTGACATTTGTCACAAATCCTTGCCTAATATGATCATGTATAACACTATCTAATTATGGGTTTGGAAGTTTTGTATCTGCAGCTGATGGTTAATAGAAAACCTATATGTTGGTGATTgtatatgttatatttgtaacAAGTCCTACTTTGTAAGCCGATATTCCAAGAACACAACTAGTGAGTGTATTTTTGTTGGACTTCAAAACTAGTTATTCTTACAGCAGaatcttcaatttgtatagaaaaatttgttaattttaattatagagaagtttacaataattataacgtacttttttcttcatgttaatttttgtaaactttGCCATACTTAATTtacttacaaaaattaaatgaaattataattataaaacattgaCATCttagattttgagatttatttgttttattaatttaggggtattcttgtaattatatttttatttttcaaaattttaaagaataaaataatattttaatttatttgggggtaaaatagtcatttgTAGTATCAAAGTGGTTGACCGATACAAGTTGAGAAACAAAAGTGGTGCAAAGaacatgtcaaaattttacggtgattagatatatatatgacAAAATAAAGACAGTACAAagataatttccctaaaaaaTATGTGAAAGCCGATTCCTGACCACAATTTGTGATCCCTAACCATAACTATTGATTGGCAAAGATTGTTCTaggctttttatttatttattttttgttaaaagatGAGtggtaacaaaaaaaatgcgCCGGATTGTTCTCATGCAAACTTGGgcattgaaaacaaaaataaaataaaattcaaacaaataatgcCGAAGGAAAACTTATTAAGTAATTTCGGTGTTGCCCTAGCAGCCTTGCTTCATTAAATAtctaagacaaaaaaaaaaaaatttatataatgagACACCAATTGAACTGTCAAAAAAAACTAATTGCCCCAAGCCCTAGCATCATACCAACTCCGAAATAGttcaaaaaattgtatttttggttataatAGCAGAATCTTCAatagagaaataaatatatgaaataaaatgcaTCCCTCCActtacaagaatttttccaAATCATAAGGAGCCGTAAGTCCAACGTAATTGACCGATTGGGTAAGTaatctcatttgataatgccgAGGTAAAAGTGCATTAAGTATAATTCATCCGGACATTCTATTTAAGGCATATTTTCAATGGGGGGGAGGAGAAAGTATTATTTCTATGAACATCATTAGTAGGAAAACAGCAATACCTTGAAATTTGAACATGGAATTTAAATTCCAGGGAATGGACATTAAGATTGTTGGAAAATGATAGGCAATGCAAGGTGTTTGATAGAATAGACAGAGTGCTCGACAAAATGCCTCAATGAACCCCTCATATCCAAAGCTCTATCGTGAAGACGACTCGTGCGCATCAGACAGTATTGTGgcataaataagaaattgtgATGACGTGTTGGATGAATCAGTATTTGATCAGAATACTCTAGAGGTCATGAGGATTTCTATTTGAAAGCATGTGAAACTGTCCTTTGTAAAGGACAATTCATAATGGCCATAAATCAAGTTTGCTATAACTATTTTAGATGAAATTACAACTAATTCCACAGATACTTTTACAAAAATTGAGCCAAACAaaggagaaaatatttcaaaatgatACAGTGCCATCATAGTCCAAAAGTATGTACATAACCAGAACCGATACAAAGCAAATACATCTATATCTCGTCCAAAAATGAGGGgaggattgaaaaaaaatgcaaagaaaataatattgaatagaAGAGTTTGATTAATGGATTTGAAAACACTTTCATTGTATTGTTTTGACATGACATGGGGGTGCCTCAAAATCCTGTCATTCAGGGGCTACAATCCTGTGTACATAAACATTCTCTTCTAATGATTCTAATACAGTGAATTTTAAACCAAGTGGTGATGGTACCAATGGAGTGTGGTTAAGCAGGGCTTCATTCACTAAATATGCATTTGTTAGCCGCAGCTGATATTAATACTGGTCGTACTCCAATTACATCAGGAAAAGGACCTCATAACCCTGTTCAACTTTTCGGTTGCTCTGcctctattaattaatagaaaaaataacacaCCGATTTGAGAGATTCAGCAATGTGCAGGAACTAGGATGCCAAGCAATATCACAGTGTTGCTAAGtatattatacatttataccgttcatttgatttgtcttaataATCAGTGGCTATTGTATCTttaaatgtgaaattataCTAGCCAcgtgaataaatgaattttgtcCCCAACAACTCATATTGACATTTcctattaataatgataaaaggTTGTGCAGTAGCATATTAATAGCGATTacccaaaataattaacaaggCTTGTCGGCTTCTACTTTAGATCCATTTCCAAGTAACCAGCAACCGCCGAGATTACAGGAATGAACAACTTCAGGAAATCCTGACGATAATGAAGACTTAAGATACCTCCTACGAGGAATCATATAAAttgtattgaaaatattattccACATTGGTTGACAATAGTTGTTAGactaataatataagtttGAGGCAATCCTTAATATTTGAATCATTGTTTCCCTCATTTCGCTGAggtttttttctaaaaaaaaattttagtagtGGCaggcaaaagaaaaacaataaaattacaattacaaatatttcaGACTTTTGGGTCTGGTTCctcttcttcaaaaaaaatggATCCCCCATTTTCTCATCCCGCAACACTTGCACTCTATATCCAACGATTCGGAACCCGTAGCTTTCTCAACACCGAACCGGACTGCCTCAGGAACGATATTGTATTCCCAATCATGAGGATGTGTGATGGTAAGAGGTATAGTGAAATAGTAACCCAAAAGTAAGTGATCTGAATCTACAAAGTTAACAACTCCCAaagaaatctttatgacatgcgGATcgaaatattgatttttttcttttttcttttttatgtagGATTTGACTTTGAATTCACCGAACAATCGAAACTTCCTTTCCGTGAAATGATGGTGTGGGAATGCTACAATAGCGCTAAAAGCAAAGctgagtaattttttattactcaaGCAACCTGGTGGCAAGGTAATAGAAGATCCCATACTTTTAAACCGAAACCACGTTGGAATTTCATTCCCAGGTAAAATGACGAGACCATCACATGATGGGAAATATCTCTGCatcaccaaaataataattaaaaaaataatgttaatttttatttaaagttattaaagaaccaaaaaaaaagccttgtgcagatttttttttaaaaaataaataaccacACGCACAGACATTttgctcttcttctttccAGCGAGTAGTCGCCATAATCTGAATTTCTAGCATAGCATCTTCGACAATTCCTCTGAGCTGATTCTggttcaatttaaaattattgctcAGGTCAAAATTTTGCCGATAAGATTCGTAACTTGAGAATAAACCTGACAATGATTCCAGTGCCATGCAACGACGGGCATCCAACTTAAATAGACTGCATGGAAGCTTTGGTAAGGATTGAAGCCTCTGAGAATACCTTAAGAAGAGAAATTTCAACTTGGAAAGGTGTACAATGCTTTCTGGTATTCtctccaaattgtttttctccaGATACAATTCAACTAGTGAGGATAACTGACCAAGACTTTCAGGCAATCTCTGAAGATTTGAGCAACCATTGAGGTTAAGATATGCAAGAGATTTCAAGTTACATAGGCTGTTTGGGAGACTCTTGAGACTTTTACAGTCTTCAAGGTATAAGCCCAAAAGCCCACGTAGACACTCGATCGATGAAGGCAATTCTTCTATTGCAGTtccatttaaaaatatcttttgcATATTACCAGCTGATGAGATATCTGGAAGCCTCTTCAGCTTTGAGCAACCGCTTAGATTCAAGATAACTAGCATGTCCAGATGTGGAATCAGCAAGGGCTTTGGAGTGTTGGTAAAAATATTACAGACAACACTGATTATCTGCTTTAGCTTACCATGATGCTGCTCTCGAAAAAAGaggcagagaaaaatattagcaTGTATGATCATAGTTATAACATTATCACTGAaacatgaatatatatataaacatatacATGCCTGGACACCATCCCACAGTTGTTGAATATTGCTATGAGGCATTTCAAGTAAAACAAGCTTCTCTGGCTGAATATTCGATGGTAATGATTTCAATGGATATCTATGCCAGTGAAGATACCTCACTTCAGCAAATCCAGGGCCTTGGAAATCAGACACCTTACATTTGTTCTCTCCTTCAATTGAgctataaaatttcaaaaatctcaatCTACACATCTTTGTGAAAGTATTGGAATTTATATGGATCTCCTTCACTTTAGACATATCCAAGCAGATGCCCTCAATTTTTTCAGTCCCCTTATAACCAATGAAAGACCATaaagttaaaatcaaaattacgTAACAATAGTACTAAGTTTGCTTAGTTTAAATACTTAATTCGGATACAATTATGTAACGCAAGTTGGTAATTATTGTTAGGCGGCCAAACTCGTTATTGCAAACCTACAAAAAAAGGGTAATCATACAAGTAACACCAAACATATAAACTATGTATGTTTGCTATACAAAAGtgacatataaattttatattcgtacaaaagataatataaatGTTGGCAtggtatttattatttattaatgctACATTACATGAtctaaaaacttttttttttaaatcattgtCACTTTTCTATATATTCTATGATTCTTTAGTTTCAGcgtatataaatatatgtacaATATCAACTTAGTAAATGCAAGATAATTCAGAAATAATAATCCCAACAAAATGCTTACCATATTATGTGTAAGAACTTCATAGATATCCTCGTGATGCCATAATCGACTACGGTTTCCACGATTAATTGATTCTTGCTGAACAATTTCCCTACCCAATCCTTGTAGCAAATCATGCATTGTTATCTTGTTGCACGAAACAGCAATGAGAGACTTATCAATAAGAACACTAATACCAATTTCTGGGTAGAAGCCACTTGTTTCAAGGAACTTCATAACCGAATATATATCCTCACCATTTAAGAAACAAGCAACATCTAGGAAaatgtttttctctttatcaTCTAGACTATCATAACTTAATTTTAGTACCTCTTGGATACTAGGATGGAGAATCCTTCTCAATTTGTTTATTGCATCTTCCCATacttctttttccctttcaaATAGAAAGCAGCCCAAAACTTTAAGAGCTAAAGGAACACCTTGAGCATATTCCATTACCTTCCTTGATAGTTCCTCATAACCCACATCCGGATAGTTTTGTCTGAATGCATATCGACTAAAAAGCTCAAGGGCATGATTAAACATTAATGCCTTCatctcatatatttttttcactccCCAATTCCTAAGAATTTGTTTATCTCTTGTGGTTATAATGATTTGACTCTCAGGCATGAACCAATCGAGACTTCTAATTAAGGATTCTACTTGGTTGAAGCAAGTCACATCATCAAAAACTATCAAAACCTTCCTGCTGCTGAGCCTTCTAAAGTTTAGGTCAATATCAAGAATCacattttcttcctttaataattttgaaaaaagttcTTGTCGCAAATAAGCTAATCCTCCCGGTCTTTGTGATTCTTCTCTAACATTTTGAAGGAAGCAAGAACCTTCAAAGTTACTAGAGATTTTATCGAAAATAGCTCGAGCAATTGTTGTCTTCCCTATACCACCGAAGCCCCAAATCCCTAAAGTGTAAACATATTTTGACTCCGCACCTAATAGAGATTCAATTTCCTTAACTCTTGATTCTACTCCAACCAACTGGTTTTTGTAGTTACGTGGAGACATTTCAGCCAGTCTCTTCAAAATGTGATGAACAGCTTTCTTTATAAGTTCCGATTCAAGCCTAACAAATATGTTAAATAGCAGTAAAATCAAATAGGATGGATTTGCACCAAGTATGAATCAATAACtcttaaatttcaagaatatgAGTGACATATTGAAACTACTTAAAATATGACAGGACACCCAATGAAATCACATAAAAACCGTTTTTATTAATccttcaaaattcttttaaaagaatttaaatttcgAAAAATCTACAAGTTGTTCACGTACAGAATTCAACACACCAATTGTCACTATCAAAGATCAATACCACAAATCACTTGCGAAAAGCATTAGGATACCTAATAAAATTGAAGTATATAATTCAGCATATTTGACAAAAAATATCACTATAACTACCAGGAGTGCTGGTAATTAATTGAGCAGAAAATAACATTATGTGGCATCATCATTATGGTATGAGGAAAGAACTTTAATTACCTAAAGTTCTGAGAATCAAAGCCAGAAAAACTGGCCGCCTCCTT encodes:
- the LOC102619507 gene encoding disease resistance protein RPV1-like isoform X1 gives rise to the protein MASSSSSSSLSPRNINKYDVFLSFRGEDTRDNFTSHLYSALSQKSIQTFIDDQLNRGDEISQSLVYAIETSAISLIIFSEGYASSRWCLDELVKILQCKREYAQIVIPVFYRVDPSDVRNQTGPFGDSFSKLEERFKENSEKLKSWRNALKEAASFSGFDSQNFRLESELIKKAVHHILKRLAEMSPRNYKNQLVGVESRVKEIESLLGAESKYVYTLGIWGFGGIGKTTIARAIFDKISSNFEGSCFLQNVREESQRPGGLAYLRQELFSKLLKEENVILDIDLNFRRLSSRKVLIVFDDVTCFNQVESLIRSLDWFMPESQIIITTRDKQILRNWGVKKIYEMKALMFNHALELFSRYAFRQNYPDVGYEELSRKVMEYAQGVPLALKVLGCFLFEREKEVWEDAINKLRRILHPSIQEVLKLSYDSLDDKEKNIFLDVACFLNGEDIYSVMKFLETSGFYPEIGISVLIDKSLIAVSCNKITMHDLLQGLGREIVQQESINRGNRSRLWHHEDIYEVLTHNMGTEKIEGICLDMSKVKEIHINSNTFTKMCRLRFLKFYSSIEGENKCKVSDFQGPGFAEVRYLHWHRYPLKSLPSNIQPEKLVLLEMPHSNIQQLWDGVQACICLYIYSCFSDNVITMIIHANIFLCLFFREQHHGKLKQIISVVCNIFTNTPKPLLIPHLDMLVILNLSGCSKLKRLPDISSAGNMQKIFLNGTAIEELPSSIECLRGLLGLYLEDCKSLKSLPNSLCNLKSLAYLNLNGCSNLQRLPESLGQLSSLVELYLEKNNLERIPESIVHLSKLKFLFLRYSQRLQSLPKLPCSLFKLDARRCMALESLSGLFSSYESYRQNFDLSNNFKLNQNQLRGIVEDAMLEIQIMATTRWKEEEQNRYFPSCDGLVILPGNEIPTWFRFKSMGSSITLPPGCLSNKKLLSFAFSAIVAFPHHHFTERKFRLFGEFKVKSYIKKKKEKNQYFDPHVIKISLGVVNFVDSDHLLLGYYFTIPLTITHPHDWEYNIVPEAVRFGVEKATGSESLDIECKCCGMRKWGIHFF
- the LOC102619507 gene encoding disease resistance protein RUN1-like isoform X2, translating into MASSSSSSSLSPRNINKYDVFLSFRGEDTRDNFTSHLYSALSQKSIQTFIDDQLNRGDEISQSLVYAIETSAISLIIFSEGYASSRWCLDELVKILQCKREYAQIVIPVFYRVDPSDVRNQTGPFGDSFSKLEERFKENSEKLKSWRNALKEAASFSGFDSQNFRLESELIKKAVHHILKRLAEMSPRNYKNQLVGVESRVKEIESLLGAESKYVYTLGIWGFGGIGKTTIARAIFDKISSNFEGSCFLQNVREESQRPGGLAYLRQELFSKLLKEENVILDIDLNFRRLSSRKVLIVFDDVTCFNQVESLIRSLDWFMPESQIIITTRDKQILRNWGVKKIYEMKALMFNHALELFSRYAFRQNYPDVGYEELSRKVMEYAQGVPLALKVLGCFLFEREKEVWEDAINKLRRILHPSIQEVLKLSYDSLDDKEKNIFLDVACFLNGEDIYSVMKFLETSGFYPEIGISVLIDKSLIAVSCNKITMHDLLQGLGREIVQQESINRGNRSRLWHHEDIYEVLTHNMGTEKIEGICLDMSKVKEIHINSNTFTKMCRLRFLKFYSSIEGENKCKVSDFQGPGFAEVRYLHWHRYPLKSLPSNIQPEKLVLLEMPHSNIQQLWDGVQHHGKLKQIISVVCNIFTNTPKPLLIPHLDMLVILNLSGCSKLKRLPDISSAGNMQKIFLNGTAIEELPSSIECLRGLLGLYLEDCKSLKSLPNSLCNLKSLAYLNLNGCSNLQRLPESLGQLSSLVELYLEKNNLERIPESIVHLSKLKFLFLRYSQRLQSLPKLPCSLFKLDARRCMALESLSGLFSSYESYRQNFDLSNNFKLNQNQLRGIVEDAMLEIQIMATTRWKEEEQNRYFPSCDGLVILPGNEIPTWFRFKSMGSSITLPPGCLSNKKLLSFAFSAIVAFPHHHFTERKFRLFGEFKVKSYIKKKKEKNQYFDPHVIKISLGVVNFVDSDHLLLGYYFTIPLTITHPHDWEYNIVPEAVRFGVEKATGSESLDIECKCCGMRKWGIHFF